The following coding sequences are from one Rhodopirellula islandica window:
- a CDS encoding outer membrane protein assembly factor BamB family protein has translation MPKPLTSLLTLLLIAMAPAEKLRSETTTDWPSFRGPGARGVAEGSTIPTTWNADPESETNDGMLWETKVPGLGHSSPVVVGDRIFLLTAVPDEGETELNIAAGGNIDAAKDSGAYKWMVLCYDADTGKELWRQTAHHGEPKATRHSKATHANTSVCVDGDRVVACFGSEGLYCYDLDGKLIWERDLGVIDVSKYDIGWGYASSPAIHDGKVAVIGDDPDHPFVTVLQLTDGEEVWRSDRSEVCERSWGSPLIHEVDGVTQMIVNGFPWIVSYDFATGEELWRLEGGGDNPIPTPFVSHGWIYITNAHGGKAPIYVVRPDARGTIKLDSEEDSDSLVWSVERGGSYMSTPVVSGDYLYLGNSNGVVRCFHAKTGEKVFQKRLGKDAGVIASLLAVNGNVICASENGTVYVLKTGPEFEVLAENPMGEPCFATPAVADGVLFIRTTKRLVAISEPE, from the coding sequence ATGCCAAAACCATTGACGAGTCTGTTGACCTTGCTGCTCATCGCAATGGCTCCCGCGGAGAAGTTGCGATCCGAAACCACGACCGATTGGCCGTCCTTCCGAGGACCGGGGGCTCGCGGGGTTGCTGAAGGATCAACGATTCCAACCACCTGGAACGCGGATCCGGAAAGCGAAACCAATGACGGGATGCTCTGGGAAACCAAGGTTCCCGGGTTGGGACACTCCAGCCCTGTGGTTGTAGGTGATCGAATCTTCTTGCTCACCGCGGTTCCCGATGAAGGGGAAACGGAACTGAACATCGCGGCAGGAGGAAACATCGACGCGGCAAAAGACAGCGGCGCCTACAAGTGGATGGTGCTTTGCTACGACGCTGATACGGGCAAGGAACTTTGGCGGCAGACAGCTCATCATGGCGAGCCCAAAGCGACTCGGCACAGCAAGGCGACTCATGCAAACACCAGCGTTTGTGTCGATGGCGATCGAGTGGTGGCCTGCTTCGGTTCGGAAGGCCTGTACTGCTACGACCTGGACGGAAAGCTGATTTGGGAGCGTGACCTCGGCGTGATCGATGTCAGCAAGTACGACATCGGTTGGGGCTACGCGAGTTCACCTGCGATTCACGATGGCAAGGTCGCCGTGATTGGTGACGATCCCGACCATCCCTTCGTGACAGTGTTGCAGTTGACCGACGGCGAAGAAGTTTGGAGGTCAGATCGGTCAGAAGTTTGCGAACGCAGTTGGGGATCCCCATTGATCCACGAAGTCGACGGCGTCACTCAAATGATCGTCAACGGTTTTCCCTGGATCGTGTCCTATGACTTCGCGACCGGAGAAGAACTGTGGCGACTCGAAGGTGGAGGTGACAACCCGATTCCGACTCCGTTTGTGTCCCATGGTTGGATCTACATCACGAACGCACACGGTGGAAAGGCACCGATCTATGTGGTCCGTCCCGACGCACGCGGAACCATCAAGCTCGATTCAGAGGAGGATTCCGATTCGCTCGTGTGGAGTGTTGAACGGGGTGGGTCTTACATGTCGACCCCGGTCGTCTCGGGCGACTACTTGTACCTGGGTAACTCCAACGGTGTGGTGAGATGCTTTCACGCCAAGACCGGTGAAAAGGTTTTCCAGAAAAGACTGGGCAAAGACGCCGGAGTGATCGCATCCTTGTTGGCGGTGAACGGCAACGTGATTTGCGCTTCGGAAAATGGCACGGTCTACGTTTTGAAGACAGGACCGGAGTTCGAAGTGTTGGCAGAAAACCCAATGGGTGAACCCTGCTTCGCAACACCGGCCGTCGCGGATGGAGTGTTGTTCATTCGCACCACGAAACGTTTGGTTGCGATCAGCGAACCAGAATGA
- a CDS encoding DUF1559 domain-containing protein, translating to MGFSKPNRSNRRAFTLVELLVVIAIIGVLVGLLLPAVQAAREAARRLQCSNNVRQIGLACHNYHSALRRLPPGRLVYDGVGSTGSPTKVVTGFLAMILPYMEGSNLHDTYNQHYGFDDVANQPAVNRLVPTFTCASAPGERTMPIYAGWNVGWTTDVNALPDITGSSSDYQGVRGLHHLEETPTGDKVHVWDSDCGILNERGSRFADILDGTSNTILLFEMSGKPDHWKMGKPQPPPSNAQFYSYGPWAGNNGVGIYNWSQDGLLKGCDTCDNFINVDNEASPYSFHSGLVTIVLADGSTRTLTDSVASEIFVNLCDKADRNVIGEY from the coding sequence ATGGGGTTTTCGAAACCAAATCGATCCAATCGGCGCGCATTCACGTTGGTGGAGCTGCTGGTCGTGATCGCCATCATTGGCGTCTTGGTTGGGCTGCTGTTGCCGGCGGTTCAGGCGGCTCGAGAAGCAGCGCGGCGTCTGCAATGCAGCAACAATGTGCGTCAAATTGGGTTGGCCTGCCACAATTACCATAGTGCCCTGAGGAGACTGCCGCCCGGAAGGTTGGTCTATGACGGGGTGGGATCCACCGGCAGTCCGACCAAGGTCGTGACGGGATTTCTGGCGATGATCTTGCCGTACATGGAAGGCTCCAATCTTCACGACACCTACAATCAACATTACGGTTTTGATGACGTCGCCAACCAACCCGCAGTGAATCGACTGGTTCCGACCTTCACTTGTGCGTCCGCGCCGGGTGAGCGGACGATGCCGATCTACGCCGGTTGGAACGTTGGTTGGACCACCGACGTCAACGCGCTTCCTGATATCACTGGCTCGTCATCCGACTACCAGGGCGTTCGAGGCCTGCACCATTTGGAAGAGACACCCACCGGGGACAAGGTCCATGTTTGGGACTCCGATTGTGGCATCCTGAATGAACGGGGAAGCCGGTTCGCCGATATCTTGGACGGGACCAGCAACACGATCTTGTTGTTCGAAATGTCCGGGAAACCAGACCACTGGAAGATGGGCAAACCACAGCCGCCACCGTCCAACGCGCAGTTCTACAGTTACGGGCCTTGGGCAGGCAACAATGGGGTCGGCATCTACAATTGGTCCCAGGACGGACTCTTGAAAGGCTGCGACACATGCGACAATTTTATCAATGTCGACAACGAAGCCTCCCCGTACAGCTTCCACTCCGGGCTGGTGACAATTGTTTTGGCGGATGGTTCCACTCGAACGTTGACCGACTCGGTCGCCTCTGAAATTTTCGTCAACCTCTGTGACAAAGCCGACCGCAACGTGATTGGCGAATACTGA
- a CDS encoding SBBP repeat-containing protein, with product MYRFPRWRGTFLISLWCQVALGVLVANADEYEIGFSTFLGGGDWEHARDVCVDESGNVFVVGGTQSTDFPTTKLAFQRQHDRSGEQVGSGGHCDAFVSKFDPQGRLVWSTLLGGPNYDRAYAVEVDSKGCVYVSGRAGPGFPVTEDAFQAEFQGTDNGIYGMQNGFVAKLKPDGSEIDWAAYVGVGQLCRDLSLDAESNVYLALHYTAQGPLPPASWFSNAYQATPAGDVEIGAVKIASDGSRVHWATWLGGSGAEVPNCGIRTDSEKNVYLNFTTRSDDVPTTDQAHDRTYSGQGDAFIAKLSPDGSQLLFGTYFGGSGIEEGNSTHNMTLDSKGNAYLATWTTSDDLPVTQGAFQTELAGGANDVAIAKFSTETGALMACTLVGGSGDEEPDGIEVHSNGDVLFAGKTSSDDYPLTETAIQSERSGQHDATLTVLSADFSRLKFSSYFGGPSYDYGRACYLDQHGNLYLTGSTNGPGWPLRQAAQPRFGGGGGGKELCYEGGCFAGDVILLKLQRRPE from the coding sequence ATGTATCGATTTCCTCGGTGGCGTGGCACCTTTTTGATCTCGCTGTGGTGCCAGGTTGCGCTGGGCGTTTTGGTTGCCAACGCAGACGAATATGAAATCGGCTTTTCGACGTTTCTCGGAGGTGGCGATTGGGAACACGCTCGGGATGTTTGTGTCGATGAATCTGGCAACGTTTTCGTTGTTGGTGGGACCCAGTCCACCGATTTCCCAACAACCAAACTTGCCTTCCAACGTCAGCACGATCGTTCGGGGGAACAAGTCGGCAGCGGTGGTCATTGCGACGCGTTCGTCAGCAAGTTTGATCCACAAGGACGGCTCGTTTGGTCCACGTTGCTCGGTGGACCCAACTACGACCGCGCCTACGCGGTGGAAGTCGACTCGAAAGGCTGCGTCTATGTCAGCGGACGCGCGGGGCCCGGTTTCCCTGTGACGGAAGATGCCTTTCAAGCTGAGTTCCAAGGAACTGACAACGGCATCTATGGGATGCAAAACGGCTTCGTCGCGAAACTCAAACCAGACGGCTCGGAGATCGATTGGGCCGCCTATGTGGGCGTCGGCCAATTGTGCCGCGACCTTTCTTTGGATGCCGAGAGCAATGTTTATCTCGCGCTGCACTACACCGCGCAGGGACCACTGCCGCCCGCGTCTTGGTTTTCCAACGCCTATCAGGCAACCCCTGCGGGCGACGTTGAAATCGGCGCCGTGAAGATCGCCAGCGACGGGAGTCGAGTTCACTGGGCGACTTGGTTGGGCGGTTCCGGCGCCGAGGTACCGAACTGTGGGATTCGCACCGATTCGGAAAAGAACGTGTACTTGAACTTCACCACACGTTCTGACGATGTTCCAACGACGGACCAAGCCCACGACCGGACCTACAGCGGGCAAGGCGACGCGTTCATCGCCAAGCTCAGTCCCGACGGTTCTCAACTGTTGTTTGGAACATACTTTGGCGGGAGCGGAATCGAAGAGGGCAACAGCACCCACAACATGACTTTGGATTCAAAGGGCAACGCGTACCTGGCGACTTGGACGACCAGCGATGATCTGCCTGTCACCCAAGGAGCGTTTCAAACCGAATTGGCAGGCGGAGCCAACGACGTCGCGATCGCAAAGTTCTCCACTGAAACGGGAGCTCTCATGGCCTGCACGTTGGTGGGTGGCAGCGGGGACGAGGAACCCGATGGCATCGAAGTTCATTCCAACGGGGATGTCTTGTTTGCAGGAAAGACTTCTTCCGATGATTACCCTCTCACCGAGACGGCCATCCAATCCGAACGATCCGGTCAGCACGATGCGACCCTCACCGTGTTGTCAGCAGATTTCTCTCGTCTGAAGTTCAGCAGCTATTTTGGCGGCCCAAGCTACGACTACGGACGTGCGTGTTACCTCGATCAACACGGAAATCTCTATCTCACTGGCTCAACGAACGGACCAGGTTGGCCGCTTCGGCAAGCCGCTCAGCCCCGTTTCGGGGGCGGCGGAGGCGGCAAGGAACTTTGCTACGAAGGCGGCTGTTTCGCGGGGGACGTGATCCTGTTGAAACTGCAGAGACGCCCCGAGTAG
- a CDS encoding DsrE family protein, with translation MSIAKQMFRFGLIAAAVIAATAGPSASAEENTTVDGSGQKVVVHLSHFTDDLHRCFMAVKVANLMQEYGADVTLFVDLEGVRIAERKQELKFNWGPDSPSLAELYEKFAAGGGKVLVCPHCAKSAHITDPGLKRNADIATLPMLGKLLIEADKVMDY, from the coding sequence ATGTCGATTGCAAAACAAATGTTCCGTTTCGGTCTCATCGCAGCCGCCGTCATCGCCGCAACGGCTGGTCCGTCAGCTAGCGCCGAGGAAAACACAACCGTGGACGGGAGCGGTCAAAAGGTCGTGGTGCATCTGTCTCACTTCACCGACGATCTGCACCGCTGCTTCATGGCGGTGAAAGTTGCCAACTTGATGCAAGAATATGGCGCCGACGTGACGCTGTTTGTGGATCTCGAAGGAGTTCGCATTGCAGAACGCAAGCAAGAGCTGAAATTCAATTGGGGACCGGACTCGCCATCGCTCGCAGAACTCTACGAGAAGTTTGCTGCTGGCGGCGGCAAGGTCCTCGTGTGCCCGCACTGTGCCAAGTCAGCTCATATCACCGATCCAGGGCTCAAACGCAACGCTGATATTGCAACGCTTCCAATGCTTGGCAAATTGCTGATCGAAGCCGACAAAGTGATGGATTACTGA
- a CDS encoding PepSY domain-containing protein: protein MNSNDPPASKPIRRSRKARSKVLMFLRRVHLYIGLFLLPWVFLYGATGALLNHVGLFPEAAMQQVDASELADSAWAEFPDQNELAEQVVDAMRVAAPESSIELNPDHPPEFTNEIAFQIEDAGTRHAVHLNPVDKSAWVATFPENREPMEPVLQEIQRVEIDPNPMGIAEQTIPSVLSAAGIETTKTSEPLGWSKLNFLANVDGEPVRVTYVLRDGHLDVTRYTGEDGYSPRAFFVRLHTSHGQPPHWNGRRFWSLFIDAMAIAMVTWGATGLLMWWQIKRTRWIGGIVIAISVVTASVMFFSMMSFYATTKL from the coding sequence ATGAATTCCAACGATCCCCCAGCGTCAAAACCGATTCGCCGTTCTCGAAAAGCTCGCAGCAAGGTGTTGATGTTTCTGCGGCGAGTCCATCTCTACATCGGACTGTTTCTTTTGCCCTGGGTGTTTTTGTACGGCGCCACGGGAGCCCTGCTCAATCATGTGGGTTTGTTCCCGGAAGCGGCCATGCAGCAGGTTGACGCGAGTGAGCTGGCGGATTCTGCCTGGGCGGAGTTTCCGGATCAGAATGAGCTGGCCGAACAGGTTGTTGACGCGATGCGCGTCGCTGCTCCCGAGTCATCGATCGAGCTGAATCCCGACCATCCACCCGAATTCACAAATGAAATCGCGTTTCAGATCGAGGACGCGGGGACGCGGCATGCTGTTCACCTGAACCCAGTCGACAAGTCCGCTTGGGTTGCCACGTTCCCGGAAAATCGAGAGCCCATGGAACCTGTTCTGCAGGAGATCCAACGCGTCGAAATTGATCCCAACCCAATGGGAATTGCCGAGCAGACAATCCCGTCTGTTTTGAGTGCTGCGGGGATTGAGACAACCAAAACGTCGGAACCACTGGGATGGAGCAAGCTGAATTTCCTGGCGAACGTCGATGGCGAACCAGTTCGCGTCACCTATGTGCTTCGCGACGGGCACTTGGATGTGACCCGGTACACGGGGGAAGACGGGTATTCGCCCCGCGCGTTCTTCGTGCGACTGCACACTTCCCACGGCCAGCCTCCTCACTGGAATGGACGTAGGTTTTGGTCGCTGTTCATTGATGCGATGGCAATCGCGATGGTCACCTGGGGCGCGACCGGACTGTTGATGTGGTGGCAAATCAAACGCACCCGCTGGATCGGCGGGATCGTGATCGCGATCAGTGTCGTCACCGCTTCGGTCATGTTTTTCAGCATGATGAGCTTCTACGCGACGACCAAACTTTGA
- the gpmA gene encoding 2,3-diphosphoglycerate-dependent phosphoglycerate mutase, which translates to MGKLILLRHGQSVWNRQNRFTGWTDVGLTEQGHQEAHQAGRTLLHDGVKIDIAFTSVLKRAIKTLWLVLETMDQMWVPVERSWRLNERHYGALQGLNKAETAKRVGETQVLKWRRSFDVRPPLLETTDERYPGLDRRYALLSESELPRGESLQDTIARCLPHWEATISPALAIGKTVLVVAHGNTIRALRKHLDEISDADIVGMEIPTGSPIVYDTQSIRQKIARV; encoded by the coding sequence ATGGGAAAGCTCATTCTGTTGCGTCATGGTCAAAGCGTCTGGAACCGTCAAAACCGTTTCACGGGATGGACCGATGTTGGATTGACGGAACAAGGTCACCAGGAAGCTCACCAGGCGGGTCGAACACTGCTTCATGATGGGGTGAAAATTGACATCGCGTTCACGTCCGTTTTAAAACGAGCGATCAAGACCTTGTGGCTGGTCCTTGAAACGATGGACCAAATGTGGGTGCCGGTGGAACGCTCGTGGCGACTGAATGAACGGCACTACGGCGCTCTGCAAGGTCTGAACAAGGCCGAGACAGCCAAGCGTGTGGGGGAAACTCAGGTTCTGAAATGGAGGCGCAGTTTCGACGTTCGGCCACCGCTTCTGGAGACCACCGACGAACGCTACCCAGGGCTCGACCGTCGTTACGCGTTGCTGTCCGAATCTGAATTGCCACGAGGGGAGAGTTTGCAGGATACGATAGCGCGTTGCCTGCCTCACTGGGAAGCGACGATTTCCCCGGCATTGGCGATCGGAAAGACCGTGTTGGTCGTCGCGCACGGCAACACGATCCGGGCGCTTCGAAAGCATCTCGACGAGATCTCAGACGCGGACATCGTGGGCATGGAAATTCCAACCGGCAGTCCAATCGTTTACGACACGCAATCGATCCGCCAGAAGATCGCGAGGGTCTGA
- a CDS encoding universal stress protein, translating to MNYFENSKILVPIDFSDQSKEAVETGVKIAGKNENVLVLHVVDPAQLYGLDDNGGYELGGGMAAGTFNWEGAAKIDANHEVTAMNQMKDMFGGDEFRDVQFFTAVDSPTEGITRFASDHKIDLIVLPSHGRSGVKRLLLGSVAEHVVRAAHCPVLILRR from the coding sequence ATGAACTACTTTGAAAACAGCAAGATCCTGGTTCCCATCGACTTCTCCGATCAATCGAAGGAGGCAGTGGAAACAGGAGTTAAAATCGCAGGCAAGAATGAAAATGTTTTGGTGCTGCATGTGGTTGATCCAGCCCAGCTGTACGGATTGGATGACAACGGCGGGTATGAACTAGGCGGAGGCATGGCCGCCGGGACATTCAATTGGGAAGGTGCCGCGAAAATCGATGCGAATCACGAAGTGACGGCCATGAACCAAATGAAGGACATGTTTGGCGGCGATGAATTCCGAGACGTTCAATTCTTCACTGCCGTTGACAGTCCGACGGAAGGCATCACGCGGTTTGCTTCCGATCACAAAATCGATTTGATCGTGTTGCCATCACACGGCCGCAGCGGCGTGAAGCGATTGCTGCTGGGATCAGTTGCGGAACACGTTGTTCGAGCGGCACATTGTCCCGTCTTGATTCTGCGACGTTGA
- a CDS encoding ABC1 kinase family protein: MELIEVPQLIRNADRFREVVTILARHGLADWISGVPSVWRERLRVGREDESLTTAERIRVAMTDLGTTFIKLGQVLSTREDLVGTELACELAQLRANTPSDPPEAVIAMIESELGAGVDELFSWFDPVAMASASIGQVHRATTHEGLHVVVKVQHPGIERRIVNDLQIMQKLAEIAEQQSDRLRQYRPVETIREFQRSLIRELDFHRELQNMNRFRKNFADEPNVHFATPYPKLSSRRVLTMERLDGVSVSDKEALESSGADLTAIALCGATVFLDMIFRDGFYHADPHPGNLMILPGVREQDQETTPPRVGILDCGMVGRIDSGLRDDLEAALIASVTSDAASITEIVVRLGEVPLDFDEPALVCEIQELLDDYADQSLRDFDVSGCLRDVIRIIREHRIYLPAKVAMLLKVLAMLEGTAHQLNPDFSLAELLQPYGQQAMRRRLSPRRVFERMKTRVNEWDHLLSILPKDLADVLHSLKQGNFDVHLQHRRLEPVVNRLVMGILTAALFVGSASLWSSGVSPQLFGVSVPGFLGCLLALFMGLRLTWQISRVR, translated from the coding sequence ATGGAACTGATTGAAGTCCCGCAACTGATCCGCAACGCCGATCGTTTTCGCGAGGTCGTCACCATCCTCGCCCGGCACGGGTTGGCAGATTGGATTTCGGGAGTTCCGTCGGTCTGGCGGGAGCGACTGCGAGTGGGACGTGAGGATGAATCACTCACCACCGCAGAACGCATTCGCGTCGCGATGACCGATTTGGGAACCACGTTCATCAAGCTTGGACAGGTTCTCAGCACTCGCGAAGACCTTGTCGGCACCGAACTGGCGTGCGAGTTGGCACAATTGCGGGCCAATACGCCCAGCGACCCGCCGGAAGCGGTCATTGCGATGATCGAATCCGAACTGGGAGCGGGAGTCGACGAACTTTTTTCTTGGTTCGATCCGGTCGCCATGGCCTCTGCATCCATCGGACAGGTCCATCGTGCAACCACTCATGAAGGATTGCACGTCGTCGTGAAGGTGCAGCATCCCGGCATCGAACGGCGGATCGTCAATGATCTGCAGATCATGCAAAAGCTGGCCGAAATTGCCGAGCAGCAATCCGACCGGCTTCGGCAGTATCGGCCCGTGGAAACCATTCGTGAGTTCCAACGATCACTGATTCGCGAATTGGATTTTCATCGCGAACTGCAAAATATGAATCGGTTCCGCAAGAACTTCGCTGACGAACCAAACGTTCATTTCGCGACCCCTTACCCCAAGCTGAGTTCGCGACGTGTCCTGACGATGGAACGCCTTGATGGCGTTAGCGTTTCGGACAAAGAAGCCCTGGAATCATCGGGAGCCGACCTGACCGCGATCGCGCTTTGTGGCGCGACGGTGTTTCTTGACATGATTTTTCGGGACGGCTTTTATCATGCCGATCCGCACCCGGGCAACCTGATGATTCTTCCCGGGGTTCGCGAGCAGGATCAGGAAACGACTCCGCCTCGAGTGGGGATCCTCGATTGTGGAATGGTCGGTCGCATTGACAGTGGTCTGCGCGACGATTTGGAAGCTGCCTTGATCGCGTCCGTCACAAGCGACGCTGCCAGTATCACAGAGATTGTGGTGCGGCTTGGCGAAGTGCCACTGGACTTTGATGAACCCGCCTTGGTGTGTGAGATTCAAGAGTTGCTGGATGACTACGCCGATCAAAGTCTTCGCGACTTCGACGTCTCCGGTTGCTTGCGAGATGTCATTCGAATCATTCGTGAACATCGGATTTACTTGCCCGCCAAGGTCGCCATGCTTTTGAAAGTCTTGGCGATGCTGGAAGGCACCGCTCATCAACTCAACCCCGATTTCAGCCTTGCGGAACTGTTGCAGCCTTACGGGCAGCAGGCGATGCGTCGACGGTTGTCTCCGCGGCGTGTTTTCGAACGCATGAAAACTCGAGTGAATGAATGGGATCACTTGTTGAGCATTCTGCCCAAGGATCTCGCTGATGTGCTTCACAGTCTGAAGCAGGGCAACTTTGACGTCCATCTGCAGCATCGGCGCTTGGAACCCGTCGTCAATCGATTGGTGATGGGCATTCTCACTGCGGCGTTGTTTGTCGGTTCTGCTTCACTGTGGAGCAGTGGTGTTTCGCCTCAGTTGTTTGGGGTTTCGGTTCCCGGTTTTCTGGGGTGCCTGTTGGCGTTGTTCATGGGGCTTCGACTCACCTGGCAAATTTCAAGGGTGAGATAA
- a CDS encoding sulfatase: MQRHLISAIFAIAAPAFFPVQSFAEPRPNVLFIAVDDLRPSIGCYGDPHAITPHMDRLATQAVQFNRAYCQVAVCNPSRASLMTGLRPDNLGVWTLPIHFRESMPDAVTLPQWFRKFGYTAVSHGKIYHNPTPDPQSWSEPIRDLPRLPAFYPEGTQARIQTAQEALPDRDWRKNNLRGPSTASPDLPDDQVLDGARTNLAIEDLRRLGKSDEPFFLAMGYIRPHLAWIAPKKYWDMHDPAKLPVLTDQELPKNSPAYAMHNNSELTHYVDLMQLPKPWDDRVVEPENARHLMHAYYACVSYIDAQIGRLLSTLEEEGLADNTIVVLWSDHGWKLGEHRGWGKMTNYEIDARVPLLIAGPGVECAGQQTNQLAELLDVFPTLCEMAGIEVPEFVDGSSLVPILKDVEATVHDGAVNQYYRRHEGKQYMGYSVRTRDYRLVEWRDFSTGEVTAQELYDHRTDDSETESIIDSADPALVDELTALLLETHPRKGLVMTPAIHAQWASDGSKGKLTFENATDTLVRVHPILPAGRRGKAKRIQPGGKITLNARIGSVYVLESHDGTIQKIQSLSKPTETVVIQRDAKQVGRNDRVEPCEPFGR; encoded by the coding sequence ATGCAACGACATTTGATTTCGGCAATCTTCGCGATTGCCGCGCCGGCGTTCTTTCCCGTTCAGAGTTTCGCAGAACCGCGGCCGAACGTGCTGTTCATCGCCGTCGATGATTTGCGTCCCTCAATCGGGTGCTACGGTGATCCTCACGCGATCACTCCGCACATGGATCGCTTGGCAACTCAGGCGGTGCAGTTCAACCGAGCGTACTGCCAAGTCGCGGTCTGCAATCCATCTCGGGCCAGTTTGATGACGGGCTTGCGTCCAGACAACCTGGGCGTGTGGACGCTGCCAATTCACTTTCGAGAATCCATGCCGGACGCGGTGACACTGCCGCAGTGGTTTCGGAAGTTCGGCTACACCGCGGTCAGTCACGGAAAGATCTACCACAACCCGACTCCGGATCCACAATCGTGGAGCGAACCGATTCGGGATCTTCCTCGGCTGCCGGCTTTCTACCCCGAAGGCACCCAAGCGAGGATTCAGACGGCTCAGGAAGCGTTGCCAGATCGCGATTGGCGGAAGAACAATCTGCGTGGCCCCAGCACGGCGTCTCCCGATTTGCCGGACGACCAAGTTTTGGATGGGGCTCGAACGAACCTGGCAATCGAAGATCTACGCCGACTTGGCAAGTCTGATGAGCCGTTCTTTTTAGCGATGGGCTACATCCGTCCGCACCTTGCTTGGATCGCCCCCAAAAAGTACTGGGACATGCACGACCCGGCGAAGTTGCCGGTGCTCACGGACCAAGAATTGCCGAAGAACTCGCCCGCTTATGCGATGCACAACAACAGCGAACTGACGCACTATGTCGATTTGATGCAACTGCCGAAGCCCTGGGATGACCGCGTCGTTGAACCAGAAAACGCTCGGCATCTGATGCACGCTTACTACGCCTGTGTCAGCTACATCGACGCGCAGATCGGACGCTTGTTATCCACACTCGAAGAAGAAGGCTTGGCCGACAACACGATCGTGGTGCTATGGAGCGACCATGGTTGGAAACTCGGCGAACACCGAGGTTGGGGCAAAATGACCAACTATGAAATCGACGCTCGCGTGCCCTTGTTGATCGCTGGTCCAGGCGTCGAATGTGCCGGTCAACAAACCAATCAATTGGCAGAGTTGCTCGATGTGTTTCCGACGCTGTGCGAGATGGCAGGGATTGAGGTGCCTGAGTTCGTGGACGGCTCGAGTTTGGTGCCGATTCTAAAAGATGTCGAGGCGACGGTTCACGACGGAGCAGTGAACCAGTACTACCGCCGACATGAAGGAAAGCAGTACATGGGGTATTCGGTTCGGACACGTGATTATCGGTTGGTCGAGTGGCGAGATTTCAGCACCGGAGAAGTCACCGCCCAAGAACTCTACGATCACCGCACGGATGATTCTGAAACGGAAAGCATCATCGATTCCGCCGATCCAGCTCTCGTCGACGAGTTAACCGCGTTGTTGCTGGAAACTCACCCTCGCAAGGGATTGGTGATGACACCAGCGATTCATGCTCAGTGGGCGTCAGACGGTTCGAAAGGCAAGCTCACTTTTGAGAACGCAACCGACACGCTGGTCCGGGTGCATCCCATCCTGCCCGCCGGACGACGTGGCAAAGCCAAACGCATCCAACCCGGCGGGAAGATCACGCTCAACGCACGGATCGGTTCGGTCTATGTCTTGGAGAGCCACGACGGGACAATTCAAAAGATTCAGTCGCTGTCAAAGCCAACCGAAACAGTCGTCATCCAACGAGACGCTAAGCAGGTCGGCAGGAATGATCGGGTAGAACCATGTGAGCCGTTTGGGCGTTAG